In Halarcobacter bivalviorum, a genomic segment contains:
- a CDS encoding formate dehydrogenase, which translates to MADELTQRRGFIKRAGIAATVLAGSVVATAATSESKDRGAGSNVGNGVVTGTSNKKEILYKKTAAWSEFYSAAK; encoded by the coding sequence ATGGCTGATGAGTTAACTCAAAGAAGAGGCTTTATTAAAAGAGCAGGGATTGCAGCTACTGTTTTAGCTGGTTCTGTTGTAGCAACTGCTGCGACTTCTGAAAGTAAAGATAGAGGAGCTGGAAGCAACGTTGGTAACGGTGTTGTAACGGGAACTTCTAACAAAAAAGAGATTCTTTATAAAAAGACTGCGGCTTGGAGCGAATTTTATAGCGCTGCAAAATAG
- a CDS encoding 4Fe-4S dicluster domain-containing protein → MQEFIYYNKDGIDFPLPETIFVTQTLTDIPHNEYIVSNAKAANAELIADEIDFYIKNSQDSLADKIKNVEKLYEINATKFDNAKDMFFKEEISNSVLLVCENEQKSEVLKAMVPDEFDLFHITADIIKDLEGKIGNLTVTIEDGEEDVQLNVSQIIWYNKKDIACKFSGIFDPTEIELNDVLAQVRINITNYEYRKVIAYDSSICQYHERREEVCGRCEAVCPTNAITKIDSSKHLEFSHVDCTNCGECFSVCPSGSLEYTPQGKESIYYTSDFYKDIHPLIIPSKMDIKNLNVSTKEKVLPFVLDTSLFLDESSLLTIVQMSGSQVVIYNSDFSDSVTNSIQIINDIYQAKFQKDAILIAKDEEELKLRLEEVSFVENSYVNYNQQGQRKREIFSSRLEKLVGDNDFGTVKTGEFVHYGKVKVNEATCTLCLSCVGACNVSALTANAEDNTLRLNASICTACGYCEASCPEADCLTIERDVIELKPTWFKEEILAKDTLFACVECGKEFATTKAVEKIANMMGPIFASNPTKQRTLYCCEDCKAKLMIKQGLLDA, encoded by the coding sequence ATGCAGGAATTTATATATTATAACAAAGATGGAATAGATTTTCCATTACCTGAAACTATTTTTGTAACTCAAACACTTACAGATATCCCACACAATGAATATATTGTTTCAAATGCAAAAGCTGCAAATGCAGAGTTAATTGCTGATGAAATCGACTTTTATATTAAAAATAGCCAAGACTCTTTAGCTGATAAAATTAAAAATGTAGAAAAACTTTATGAAATCAATGCAACAAAATTTGATAATGCAAAAGATATGTTTTTTAAAGAAGAGATTTCAAATAGCGTTTTATTAGTTTGTGAAAATGAACAAAAAAGTGAAGTTTTAAAAGCAATGGTTCCAGATGAATTTGATCTTTTTCATATCACAGCAGATATTATTAAAGATTTAGAAGGAAAAATTGGAAACTTAACAGTTACTATTGAAGATGGCGAAGAAGATGTTCAATTAAATGTTAGCCAAATTATTTGGTATAACAAAAAAGATATTGCCTGTAAATTCTCTGGAATTTTTGATCCAACTGAAATAGAATTAAATGATGTTTTAGCACAAGTTAGAATAAATATAACTAATTATGAATATAGAAAAGTTATTGCTTATGATTCTTCTATTTGTCAATACCATGAAAGAAGAGAAGAAGTTTGTGGAAGATGTGAGGCTGTGTGTCCTACAAATGCAATTACTAAAATTGACTCTTCAAAACATTTAGAGTTCTCTCATGTAGATTGTACAAATTGTGGAGAGTGTTTCTCTGTATGTCCTTCGGGTTCTTTAGAATATACACCTCAAGGGAAAGAATCAATATATTATACAAGTGATTTTTATAAAGATATACACCCTTTAATTATTCCTTCAAAAATGGATATTAAAAACCTTAATGTTTCAACTAAAGAAAAAGTTCTTCCTTTTGTTTTAGATACTTCACTATTCTTAGATGAAAGCTCATTACTTACAATTGTTCAAATGTCAGGTTCTCAAGTTGTAATTTACAACAGTGATTTTTCAGATTCAGTTACAAACTCTATTCAAATAATAAATGATATTTATCAAGCTAAATTCCAAAAAGATGCAATTTTAATTGCAAAAGATGAAGAGGAATTAAAGCTAAGATTAGAAGAGGTATCTTTTGTAGAGAACTCATATGTAAACTATAACCAACAAGGACAAAGAAAAAGAGAGATTTTTTCTAGTAGATTAGAGAAACTTGTTGGTGATAATGATTTTGGAACAGTTAAAACTGGTGAATTTGTTCATTATGGAAAAGTAAAAGTAAATGAAGCTACTTGTACTTTATGTTTATCTTGTGTTGGAGCATGTAATGTTTCTGCTTTAACAGCAAATGCTGAAGATAATACATTAAGATTAAATGCTTCAATCTGTACAGCTTGTGGATATTGTGAAGCTTCATGTCCAGAAGCAGATTGTTTAACAATCGAAAGAGATGTAATTGAATTAAAACCTACTTGGTTTAAAGAAGAAATCTTAGCAAAAGATACTCTTTTTGCCTGTGTTGAGTGTGGTAAAGAGTTTGCTACTACAAAAGCAGTTGAAAAGATAGCTAATATGATGGGACCAATCTTTGCTTCAAACCCTACAAAACAAAGAACTCTATATTGCTGTGAAGATTGTAAAGCAAAATTAATGATTAAACAAGGATTATTAGATGCATAG
- a CDS encoding ABC transporter substrate-binding protein → MIKYILIFILVFFLSYVKLNQNNFNEDTLYLGTSLPKTGIMKAMGHNVYVGANAYFSYANEVGLLPDGKNIKLLWYDDKYEPELTKENLIKLVEQNRLFALFGLVGTPTVKNILPELTKLEIPFIAPFTGASFLRNEKLSTFINFRSSYQEEIDKLVNYLNEKKGIKKFAVFYQNDTFGEEGYVSLIKSLRKKNLSIQGEGMYKRNTLSIRHAFLEIKSHNPEAIIMIGAYEANTHFIKKAKEDPNFKDVIFCNISFGDANEMVNELGEDTSNIIFSQVVPAYYDNTIRIVAEYRNIMKKYFPNEPLGFISLESFLAAKTTVEAIRKIEGNITQEKFLEAIKNLPSDILQGIKIEYKNKQLLNRVYLYEYENKNFKEIEYD, encoded by the coding sequence TTGATAAAATATATTTTAATCTTTATTTTAGTCTTTTTTTTAAGCTATGTAAAGTTAAATCAAAATAATTTTAATGAAGATACTTTGTATCTTGGAACATCTCTACCTAAAACAGGTATTATGAAAGCTATGGGGCATAATGTCTATGTGGGAGCAAATGCATATTTTTCTTATGCAAATGAGGTTGGGTTACTTCCTGATGGAAAAAACATTAAGCTTCTTTGGTATGATGATAAATATGAGCCAGAACTTACAAAAGAGAATTTAATAAAACTTGTAGAACAAAATAGATTGTTTGCTCTTTTTGGTTTAGTTGGTACACCTACTGTTAAAAATATTCTACCTGAACTAACAAAATTAGAGATTCCTTTTATTGCTCCTTTTACAGGTGCTTCATTTTTAAGAAATGAAAAACTCTCTACTTTTATTAACTTTAGAAGTTCATATCAAGAAGAGATAGATAAACTTGTAAACTATTTGAATGAAAAAAAAGGAATTAAAAAATTTGCAGTTTTTTATCAAAATGACACTTTTGGAGAAGAAGGTTATGTCTCTTTAATCAAATCTCTTAGAAAAAAGAATTTATCTATTCAAGGGGAAGGAATGTATAAAAGAAATACACTTTCTATAAGACATGCTTTTTTAGAGATAAAATCACATAATCCTGAAGCTATTATTATGATTGGTGCATACGAAGCAAATACTCATTTTATAAAAAAAGCAAAAGAAGACCCTAATTTCAAAGATGTGATTTTTTGTAATATCTCTTTTGGAGATGCAAATGAGATGGTAAATGAGTTAGGAGAGGATACTTCAAATATTATTTTCTCTCAAGTTGTACCTGCATATTATGATAATACCATTAGAATAGTTGCAGAATATAGAAATATTATGAAAAAATATTTTCCAAATGAGCCTTTAGGTTTTATCTCTTTAGAATCTTTTCTTGCAGCAAAAACAACAGTTGAAGCAATTAGAAAAATAGAGGGAAATATTACTCAAGAAAAATTCCTTGAAGCTATTAAAAATCTTCCAAGTGATATTTTACAAGGAATAAAAATAGAGTATAAAAATAAACAACTTTTAAATAGAGTATATTTATATGAATATGAAAATAAAAATTTTAAAGAGATAGAATATGATTAA
- a CDS encoding TorD/DmsD family molecular chaperone — MHSKEIDKARMFIYNVLAMLFLEDEVKSNQEQILESLKILSENPFDSDFADSVNNIIALIESYKKDEFYVQYQELFLVPFGTSVSLSASWHYDEREAGLMLLKVRDILGKTKIRRDEKAFTAPEDNFGFIFTLCAYLIEQQVEGEIKENLQKELFKEVINPFVEKFSFQLVSSGSDVYSHVGSLLNIFFNFERSYLELEKVA, encoded by the coding sequence ATGCATAGTAAAGAAATTGATAAAGCTAGAATGTTTATTTATAATGTTTTAGCAATGCTTTTTTTAGAAGATGAAGTAAAAAGTAATCAAGAACAAATTTTAGAAAGTTTAAAAATATTATCAGAAAATCCTTTTGACAGTGATTTTGCAGATTCAGTTAATAATATTATTGCTCTTATAGAATCATATAAAAAAGATGAGTTTTATGTGCAATACCAAGAACTATTTTTAGTTCCATTTGGAACATCTGTTTCTCTTAGTGCTTCATGGCATTATGATGAAAGAGAAGCTGGATTAATGCTTTTAAAAGTTAGAGATATTTTAGGTAAAACAAAAATTAGAAGAGATGAAAAAGCTTTTACAGCTCCTGAAGATAATTTTGGTTTTATCTTTACTCTTTGTGCTTATTTAATTGAGCAACAAGTTGAAGGAGAGATAAAAGAAAACCTTCAAAAAGAGTTATTTAAAGAGGTAATAAATCCATTTGTTGAGAAATTCTCATTTCAACTTGTATCAAGTGGTTCTGATGTTTATTCTCATGTTGGTTCTTTATTAAATATTTTCTTTAATTTTGAAAGATCATATTTAGAGCTTGAAAAAGTAGCTTAG